In one window of Henckelia pumila isolate YLH828 chromosome 1, ASM3356847v2, whole genome shotgun sequence DNA:
- the LOC140888286 gene encoding uncharacterized protein: MAKDGFKRFKILIKFIVMFILTNLCTCKEFELELLLSIKASINDPFQALSSWNSSVSFCKWEGISCFDSSHVSKIELPEKNLSGRISDSIFRLPDIQTIDLSTNQFIGEIPPSLSWCFSLRYLNLSNNNLTGVIRAGPLPVLETLDLSNNMLSGNIPQDMGMHSGLRFLDLGGNLLVGKFPDSISNMTRLEVLTLASNQLSGEIPRNLGVMQSLRWIYLGYNNFSGEIPKEIGELPLLNHLDLVYNNLTGEIPSSFGNLTNLEYLFLYFNKLTGPIPDHIFNLKKLVSLDLSDNSLSGEIPGLIQQLQNLEILHLFSNNFTGIIPDSLTSLPRLQVLQLWSNGLSGEIPKDLGKYSNLTVLDLSTNYLTGNIPANLCESGQLSKLILFSNSLEGEVPDSLNHCKSLQRIRVQKNRLSGEISPEFTALPLVYFLDLSSNKLFGRIDGRKWDMPQLQMLNLAKNELFGELPVSFGSKKLENMDLSGNKFSGGIPQSIGRFSQLMELKLSENELVGGIPDQLSYCKKLVSLDLSHNHLNGEIPISLASMPVLGLLDLSVNELTGEIPSNLGEVDSLVQINISYNHFQGSLPSTGAFLAINFSSVTGNNLCGGDKTSGLPPCSGAKNHFRWYILIASLLACLMVLSIIVFLQIFIKKRKDLELKRVESDDGIWELYFLNSKFISRSITIDDILSYGGKCSRNNKRLFRKEVSTASTSFCMEWSELFKLDHPNMVKLLAICKSEKVCILVYEYIKGKDLSEALRGMSWDSRLKIAIGIARALKYLHCYCSSKIIIGDISPKKIMIDEKGEAHLRLSFQRINASADNKGLNSLAYVAPEAKGSKVVLTQKSDIYGYGLLLIELLTGKSPADTELGIHENIVEWARYCYSDCHLETWVDSNIKKHALNEGQSQIVETMILALQCTAGDPGARPDAFYLEKCIESTVRSSSCVPFIRV; this comes from the exons ATGGCCAAGGATGGATTCAAAAGATTCAAGATTTTGATCAAGTTCATTGTCATGTTTATTCTCACCAACTTGTGTACATGCAAAGAATTTGAACTTGAGCTGCTATTATCCATAAAAGCTTCAATAAACGATCCATTTCAAGCACTGAGCAGCTGGAATTCCTCTGTTTCTTTCTGCAAATGGGAAGGAATCTCATGTTTCGATTCATCCCACGTGTCGAAAATCGAGCTGCCTGAGAAGAACTTATCTGGAAGAATCTCAGATTCCATTTTCAGACTCCCTGATATTCAGACTATTGATCTCTCGACCAATCAGTTCATTGGTGAAATCCCACCGAGTTTATCTTGGTGTTTCTCTCTTAGATACCTGAATCTAAGCAACAACAATTTGACAGGGGTGATTCGAGCTGGCCCTCTGCCGGTTCTTGAAACATTGGATTTATCGAACAATATGCTGTCTGGGAATATCCCTCAAGATATGGGAATGCATTCAGGGCTCAGGTTTCTTGATCTTGGTGGGAATCTGTTGGTGGGAAAGTTCCCGGATTCGATATCGAATATGACAAGATTGGAGGTTCTAACCTTGGCATCGAACCAGCTAAGTGGTGAAATTCCAAGAAATTTAGGAGTGATGCAGAGCTTGAGGTGGATTTATTTGGGGTACAATAATTTCTCTGGCGAAATCCCGAAAGAAATTGGGGAATTACCCTTACTGAATCATCTTGATCTTGTTTACAACAATCTGACAGGTGAAATCCCATCATCTTTTGGCAATCTCACGAATCTTGAATACCTTTTTCTTTACTTTAACAAGCTCACTGGTCCCATACCAGACCACATTTTCAATCTCAAGAAACTTGTATCACTTGATTTGAGTGATAATTCCCTGTCAGGTGAGATTCCTGGACTGATTCAACAGCTGCAGAATCTTGAAATTCTCCATTTGTTTTCCAATAATTTCACTGGAATAATCCCGGATTCTTTAACTTCATTGCCTCGGCTCCAAGTTCTTCAATTATGGTCTAATGGTTTATCAGGTGAAATACCAAAAGATCTCGGCAAATATAGTAACCTTACTGTTCTTGATCTTTCGACCAATTACCTCACTGGAAATATCCCCGCAAACCTATGTGAATCGGGCCAACTTTCAAAGCTTATCCTCTTCTCTAATTCCCTGGAAGGTGAAGTTCCAGATAGCCTGAATCATTGCAAGAGTTTACAGCGTATTCGAGTTCAGAAAAACAGACTTTCGGGCGAAATTTCACCGGAATTCACTGCACTTCCACTGGTTTACTTTCTTGATCTTTCGAGTAATAAGCTGTTTGGAAGGATTGATGGCAGGAAATGGGATATGCCACAGCTTCAAATGCTGAATTTGGCTAAAAACGAGTTATTCGGAGAACTTCCGGTGTCTTTCGGCAGCAAGAAGCTGGAAAACATGGACTTATCAGGGAACAAATTTTCAGGCGGCATCCCACAAAGCATTGGACGATTTTCTCAGCTAATGGAACTCAAGCTAAGCGAAAACGAACTCGTAGGCGGAATACCGGATCAATTATCTTATTGCAAGAAGCTCGTGAGTTTAGACCTCAGCCATAATCATCTTAATGGAGAAATTCCCATTAGTCTTGCATCAATGCCAGTTCTTGGACTGCTTGATCTGTCTGTTAATGAATTAACCGGCGAAATCCCTTCAAATTTAGGCGAAGTTGATTCACTAGTTCAAATCAACATCTCTTACAACCACTTCCAAGGAAGCTTGCCCTCTACAGGAGCATTTCTTGCCATTAATTTTAGTTCTGTAACTGGTAATAATCTCTGTGGTGGCGACAAAACAAGTGGTTTACCGCCGTGCAGCGGTGCGAAAAATCATTTCCGGTGGTACATCTTAATTGCCTCTCTTCTGGCCTGTTTGATGGTCCTATCCATTATTGTTTTCCTTcaaattttcatcaaaaaaaGGAAAGATCTGGAGCTGAAAAGAGTGGAAAGTGATGATGGGATTTGGGAATTGTATTTCTTGAATTCAAAATTCATTTCAAGATCAATTACAATCGACGATATCTTGTCGTATGGAGGCAAGTGCTCTAGAAATAACAAGAGATTATTTAGGAAGGAGGTATCCACTGCTTCAACAAGCTTCTGCATGGAATGGAGTGAATTATTTAAGCTGGATCATCCAAATATGGTGAAGCTTCTCGCTATATGCAAGTCCGAAAAAGTGTGCATCTTGGTGTATGAATACATTAAAGGGAAAGATTTGAGTGAAGCTCTTCGGGGCATGAGTTGGGATAGTCGTCTGAAAATTGCGATAGGAATCGCAAGAGCCCTCAAATATTTGCATTGTTATTGTTCATCGAAAATCATAATTGGTGACATTTCGCCTAAGAAAATCATGATTGATGAAAAGGGAGAAGCCCACTTGAGACTAAGTTTTCAAAGAATTAATGCTTCTGCAGACAACAAAGGTCTCAACTCTTTAGCCTATGTTGCTCCAG AAGCCAAAGGATCAAAAGTAGTCCTGACACAGAAGAGTGACATTTACGGATACGGGCTTCTCCTTATCGAACTCCTGACCGGAAAATCTCCGGCCGACACGGAGCTCGGGATCCATGAAAATATTGTTGAATGGGCTAGATATTGCTACTCAGATTGCCATCTTGAAACGTGGGTTGATTCAAACATCAAGAAACACGCACTAAATGAAGGTCAGAGCCAGATTGTGGAGACCATGATTCTTGCGCTGCAGTGCACGGCAGGCGACCCCGGGGCGAGGCCGGATGCCTTTTATTTAGAGAAGTGTATTGAATCAACTGTTAGGTCGAGTTCTTGTGTTCCTTTTATCAGGGTTTGA